GTATAAACGGGTTTATGAAACTCTTTTGTAGGCAGTCTATTTTTATTATTGAATTTATTTCAGTTGAGTTTTTGTAAAGAACTCCTCTTATCTACGTTCATTGAGAATCaaccttaattttattattttctatctACTGCGCCATAAGTTTGGCTAATAAACTGTGGGATTTCCTGATCCCATATTGATATTGATAAGTTTCCTACCTGGTTTCCGTCTGCTAGTTTTCCAGACCATATGTTGCCTGATTTCCTTCCCTATAATTGTATTGTATAGTATAATGAGAAATTTGTCGCGTTCGCTGCTTTATTTCGGTAATCATCTCCACAACATACCACGGAGGTTCAACCTCCTTTTAAAAAAAAGTGCATTACATTTTCTGAATCTGTCTCAAAGTAACTTTTGGCCAATGCTAGTAAAGTTTCACACGTTTCGGCTAGTACGCCATAGTTATTCCTAGAGACTGTGTGAGAGTCATCACTGCTCCCGTCATTCCCGGATGTCCCCTAACAGCCCCATCCGTACGTACTGATCTTTGTCTAGTCCGGTCCGATCTGGCCCCATCCGTACGTACTGATCTTTGTCTAGTCCGGTCCGATCCGGCCCATCCCGCTAATGTCGTTGTTATTAATATCATTGATATCTGTTATTGTTGCCCCGATAGGGTAGTCTTTTTTTCCCCATACGGATTGTTGTTGGCACACCAAGCAGCTGGAAATTTAATTTGCTCTAGAAATCAACCTACGGCCATTGCCATTGGCCATTGTTAGCTAGGTTTCAGTTTCACATTTCGCACGTTGTGTATGAACTTTGAAATCTTGTAGTTGATGAAAACATAGTGTCCTGCCCATTGTGTTTTGTTTCAAATTTTGAGACTAGACAAACGACAAAATGTCATTAGCTAGTAGTCAAGGAATCAAGGTATGAAGCCTCTATTTCTCCAACCAAAAGAAACCCATTCTTCGACATCTAAAAAACCGTTTCAACCAATACATAAGCTCCTTCCTCGTTCCATATGCTTCAATCAGTGGTCCTCTAGAATTTGAATTCCACACCATAAAAAAATAAGTTATCCAAATCCAAGAATCATGGATTTTGAGAAAAAATGATTAATGCTTCATTTGACgaaatacaaaccctaattataTTTAATGGATTTTTTTAACTTGTATATCCGTATATATGTTAAGGTTCattaaaacaataattttttgcattggaaacaagatttgtttgttttattgcattGGGAAAAAGATTAGCTGTTTTTCATGCAAGAAAAACCAATTTCTAGtagaatcaaacaaaaaaatacaatttccaatgaaataaaataactcttcattaaaccttaacatgtatacggggtatacaagttaacaaaagcCATATTTAATGGCATCACTAATCCTCTCCTAATGAAAGCATAATCTCCCTTTTCAAAATTCAAACCAAAGTACTTTAAAAAAGTCTAGAAATTCCTCTTTTTCCACCAATTAAGCTATCATAGTCACTTAGTATAACCCCAttttccaaaacaaaaaaaaacacaaaatttaagtaatttttatggggCTTTGGTTGTAGTTAATAACCATTATTTCTAACGCTCCTTTCTCAATAAATGATGACGATTGATTAACACAAAACACAAGacctaatattttttttcttgattaatGAGAAAAATTTCTTTGTTTTTTGGTTTGTAGGTTGACAGCATAGCATATGCTATAGAACATACAAGGAAGGTGGAATTTTTAGTACATTGTATGAATGgaaggatgaatgaatgaaacgaGACGTACCACTTAGTAAGGGTACTTAAGAAGTAGGGATTATAGGTGGCACTACTTTTAATTGGTTAAGTACTTTTTAAAGACGTTGTTTTTGTTTAAAGGGAAGAGAAAAGGGGAAATGCTTGCAGATTTTGATGTTAGTATTTGCTTTGATTTCAAAATGTAGCGCATTTTTATGATTTCCACAAAACAAAACACGCACCAAGCTACAATCTTTTTTGAAATCAACTACTTCCTCTGTTATTTTTTAATAGGTCAgcttttataaataaatatttcaaaaaaataggtcagtttcctaataggaaaagtcaaatattactttaattttttgggaccatttttcttttaacttcttttgatgacaagtgttatgtggaccatttcacttatttctttggctaacaagtgtcatggggaccatttcacttcacttcttttattgacaagtgtctagaggaccactttcaataattagttctcttaattttcttaattttctcaaaaaaagaaactggcctattaaaaagtaacggaggaagTACTACTTTGAAAAGTTTAGCATCATAAATCAATTCTTAGAAGACTTTATTTTTGTTTGGAACTTTTATTGGTTGCTCCACAAAGGGAAATTGCGGGATCAGCTTTTGCCAAACTTGGccaaaacatttttcttgaaacttatgatgacgatATGATGTATTTTTGAACATTCACTTTTTTAGTTAAAATGCATTCCGCCATGCGTTGCATTTCGTTAAAGAAATGTTTAAGGTGCATTCAAAAGAATGCACACCCTAAAAACAACATATAACACactttttttcttattattttcatGGCTCGCCAGCCTCGCCTATTTTGGAAAAGATACTCCGTATGTAATTACAAATGACGCccgcctattattttgaaactggTGGAGTATAAATATGAAATTCACGTAACTTTAACGTTTAATCATCACTTCCCCACGATAGAAAAGAGCGGACATGGAAAAACTTCAACATACGGCCTTAGTTGTTTTTGCGCTATAGCTTTCTTTGCTGTTGCGTGATGGGGATTTCAATCTCCGGCATCTGATATTGAGGAGAATTACAAAAATTCCTGAAGTgatagaaaaaaaatacatacctaaCAAATCAACATTGTGGACATGTCCAAAGATTCCAAACTAAAGTGGTTCTTTTCTAGGCTGTCCACTATTAGCCAATGAGGTGTTAGTTAGTATGACTTGACAACAGATATGACTCTCTGGCCAGAGTCGCCAAGAGCCAACAATTCAAACTCATGCAGTGTCTTTACTATTTCCAGGCTATAGCCTATAGACTTGTTTGCTTATGCAGCATCCATAGTTGAACCAAAAATTCAAAACAGATCGCCCCTTTAAACACCCCAAAAACCGCTCAGACTCAACTGATGGTCCCAGCTCATcctctaagagcatccacagtgggcgatcaAACCCATTTATTTGGTCGAGGAACGAGACACAGTGGTACGGActaaagactaaaatctggaccaaaacccaaatttcagactatatttggtctgggaccaagaccaaaaccaaatttggtcgagcggagATTAAAAGTTCGTCGGGAGTGGGGCGTAAGTATAAAATGCGCCTGACGAAagtttttgaattaaaaaaagaaaaaaaaatgaggcggacattatatgtccgctctttgaaaattgttttttttttaaaaaaatagagaaaatgggGCGGACATACTAGAGCCCGCCCCTTGAAAAGTTGTTTTcaaaaattttttaaaaaaaattgggcGGACATATAATGTTCGTCCCATGAAAaaatgttttataaaaaaaagagggaCGAACATATAGTGttcgcctgatgaaagttatgtGGGACGGATATTTGAGTTACGCTCGACCAAATTTTAGTCGGGTACCGTTGCTTGTTGCCACGGACTAAACCTAAAATTCGatcttttttttggtatttggtctttgattttgatcgcaccattgcagttgccCTAATGGGCTCCTGCTAACTTTATGACGGCAGGTCCCACCCTCCCCACTCACATGACGGTTTTGGAGTGGTTTTTGGGGCGGTCTGTCAAGAATTACTCTAATTATACCCCAAAGACACTGATGAACTGATCGCTCACAGACataatgcacaagaaaaacataCTCTTATCACCAATCGTTGAGTACCATTTTTTCCCGGAATCAATGATACCCGAGCATTTAGAAAATGAGATAATAACTACACAAGTACCTAATTCCTGAGGCGGGGGCAATTGCCCCTTCATTGTCATTGCTAGTCTAGACTCAACCACTGCTAGTAGCCTAGTATGGATAACTTCATCACTAGTTTATTACTGTTCTTGGTGAAGGTTTGTGTTTGTAGTAGGAAAAAGACAAGTAGTAGGGTGATGATCATATTAGTCATATTAGTCATAAGTAAACACATGATTACTGTAATAACTACCCATCCTGCCATCCTGTGAATTACCATACTGCAACTCTGTACGGTTTTGATGACGAAATCATAACGTAGAGAACTATGTTGGAAAAGCAATCACAATTTTAAGGAAGCTATGGCCTCAAGTGCGCCATAGCTTCCTTTGCTGTTGCGTGAGCGGCATATTATTTATCCGGCGTCTGATATTACGGAGAATTATGCAAATTCCTgattgtgatcaaaactatgcaTTCCTAATAAATCAGCGTTGTGGTCAATCCAGCCTCAAGGGGCGTAgcatttcaaaatttggatatgtCCAGAGATTGTGAACTAAAGTGGTTCTTTTCTAAGCTATCCACTCTTAGCCAATGAGGTGTTAGTTAGTACGACTTGACCACTGATATTGACTCTCCTCAGACTCTAAGACTCTGGAGAGCCAACAATTTCAAACTCACTCTAGTCAGTGTCTTTAATCTTTATAGGGCTATAGACTTATTTGCCCATGCAGCATCTAGAGTGATTTATGATTTATGCAGCAGCGAGGACCCATTGCCATAGTAAGTTACACCCCAAGACACTGACCGCTCACAGACATAGTGGCATAGTGCAAAAATAAAAGCATACTCTTATCACCTACCGTTATGTACCGGAGTCGATAATACCCTGCTAGTTTTTGCAACAAAACAGTGACACCACAACTCATATGGAAAACGAGCTATAACAACACAAGTCACTATTGACCCAAAATTGATACTAATTCACATCAATAGGCATAGGGTAGGCCGGTAGGGGCAGCAACTAGCAACTGATTCAACTTATCCCCCAACCCCGTACCGAATTTGTGAACCGAGGGGCAATTTGGCCCTTCATATTCAGTGCTAGACTCTAGCCAGTGCCACTGCCTAGTAGAGAATCCCACTGCACTTGGAATATAATTTTGTACAAGGTAAAAGACAAGCAGCTAGTAGGGTAATGATTGATGAGAAGATTAGTCTAAAGTAAATACATGATTACTTACTGCCCGTAACTAACCCATCTTGCATAATTACTGTCTGCAACTGTCCTTTTTGATGATGTAATCATAAGGAAGCAGAGTTCAAAAAGCAATCATCATTTTCTAATACTAATCATTACTTGATTTGAAAGTGTAAGCCCCTACGTATAATTACTTGTACTGTTCAAGgacatctgtttttttttttgtggtatacgagtatttttcttttgttgagggggtaaaaaaaccaaaaatgctCAACTTGGTTCATTCATGGCTGATGGCTCGGTAACGTGCCATAGAGTGGAATGGTTATACATTGCCGACAATGCCGATGGCTAGAATTGTCAATGGTTTTGATATTAGGCTCTTAGGTCCTGTCAGGCAACTAGAACTAGTAGCTGGTTTAATATTACATGATGTGCTAGTTGTGGTTTAAGCACAAAGTTGGACTGCCTCTTCATAAATCCAAAGCTTGGTCTAAGGATATGCGGCGCCCATGCTTCATGAGCTGCACTTTTAAGTGAACTTGACCCATGCTCACTTTTAAGATGAGCCTAAATGAACCTAGCTGGTTTCAAAGTGCAACAAAATCAGCCttgcttgtttaaaagtgaatcCCACATAGAAGTATGCATTTTTCTTTCTCAATTGGTTCATTGTACCACCATAGTAAGTCATTTGGTCATGGTATCATAGACCTGAATTCGAAATTCATCAGCACCAAATTATTCATCGATCAGAGAGATATAATTTTGAATCATAACTATGTGGTCATCTTTTTTCTTCCCAGCCGTACATGACCAGTTTTTCCACACTGCCAAAATCTAGATTAAATTTTATCATGTCGTATTAACAACCCATTAGGAATTTCAAATTATAATCCGTACACCATTTGCCCAAAACTACATATTTAATCCGGTAAACACAAATCCTATCCGAATAACACCGTTACCAAGTCTTGCAGATTTCAGATTATATTCCCTTATTTCCCTTTAATATAAAATCCAATTCCATAAACCATTCTTAAATTCATTCAAGGACAAAATTTCACAAATCAATCAAATTTTACAAACCATTTTTAAATCATTCATAGACAAAACACCAAAACTTAACAACCAGAGCACCAAAACAGAATTCACTCTTTCAAAATTTAAcactaaaaatgaaaaacatatcaaaaacaAGTAATGGGAATCTGAAAACACAGCCCAAAACCCAATAGCCAACAATGGGCAATGACAAATTCAAGGTGAGCATATAGACACATAATGCACATGCAGCTACCGTCTAGGTTGGTCCTACTGTAGGGTTTTATGGGTCTTGCAGGTCCTACATGACATGATCAAGGAATGATGAAAAGATTCCATATACCATAGAAATTCACTATTTGGATGAGACCcccattttgaaaacaaaatcagaaatcagaaatagaCTAAACCTAAAAGTTCCCTAAACATTTGTTCAATTATGAGAAAACAAGAAGATCTTGCAGGTGAATTCACAAACAATAATACAAGGATGATTTCAAACCATTGCTTCCAgaattcggaaaaaaaaaaacaaacaatgatTCATAACATTTACAACCCAGATGAAAATAAACAATTATACAATCGCCTTTCAGTTTGTTACAGCGTTCCGTCCACAAACAATGATACAAGTAGGATTTCAAAGTCATTATCAACTGTGAAACAGTGATCCATAACATTCACAGTCCGATATAACTGATATATAACTTACAACTCTCAAAAGAATTCTGACTAAAGATCATCCCGAAAGTAAAGAATTACTCATTTACAAATGCATTTCATGTTATAATGTTGGATTACTTTCTGCAATAGTAGTAATGAATTAGTAAATGAAAAAACAAGGTTAAGTAAAGAGACTAAAAGAGATTAAGAGACAAAAGCCTAATTAGAGACAGCTTTATTAATCATGAATagacatttttcttttttcttgatttcacACCACTACCATCTACTTGGCAAATAATCTCCTCCTCCTCCCTGGTGGCCATCTCCTTTAATgctaatctcttcttcttctgctgctgctgctgctaatcCAATATTACCCATTACAGTATTCTTAAAATTCAAAACATCTTGAACTTGAGAACATGACTTTCTCATCTTAACATTACTGCTTAAACTAATCCTTGATTCCACCATGTCATTATTAATCAATGACAGCTTCTTCCTAGGACTTGGCACTGCACTTGGCCTCTGTTTAGGTGCACTTGAAGACCTTACTTTTGCTCTAAATGACTGAGTATTTGCCATATAACTTGGATAACATGAATAATTGTAATGCGAGTTTGCACATACACTTTTTGCTGGTGTGACCGGTAAGCCGCTGCCGTTGGTAAACCCCCCTGCTGAATTTGCAAATCTTGGTGTGCTTTGTGCTGTTGCTGATGAGTATTTGTTCATGTAATCTTGATGTTCCCTTATaaaaccccaatcattctccggGTAGTTTCGCGAATTGTCCGGAATCGATAAACGCGGTGGAATTTGATGGTATTCTTCTGAAAGATCAGACATTGATGTCACATTTGGTCTTCgagttcttgaagaagatttcggCCTGTAATTTGTATCGATTTCGACAATTTTCGGACTTTCCGCTTCGAAGTTGTTCATAGTTGTTTCAATTGATGATGAAATTCTTCTGCTGTGAATCGAACAAGTATATTCACTCCTTGAATCATCCTGAAACAcacaaaaatgcaaaaaaaacataaatcaaCCAAACACTCAAACTCTACTAAAATTGCTATTGGAACAAAGAAAGTGTTATTGAATCTTACAAGTGAGTATCGAGAACGAATTGGAGGCTGAAACTTATGATCTTTACGCGAGAAACTACGCGTTCGCTGCTGCGATCGAACAGTATTTTGTGCTCTAATTAGAGCTTGCATACTGTAAAGTGTTGCTGTAGCTTGTTTTCTAACTAGATAGCCTCTAACTACTGCTTGCAGCTTCACTAGTCCTTTTAATGCTCTTAATGCTTTTCTTGCCTGCAATGAATCAGTACCCAGAATTAGAATTAAACCCCATTATAATCTGTACTGAAACATAAATTATtagttgcagcagcagagaaatttaATTCGCCCCAGATTTAGAAAACCCAATaatcagaagaatttgaatcaaaaaattgaaatcaataACTTACCAAGAATCCTCTGAATAGAGATTGAATCTTAATGACAGCCCATTTTTCTCTGCTACCACCATTACTAAACATGGAACTTCCTCCTCTGCCATGACTAGTAAGTctaacaacagcaacagcagcttgagcagcggcaacagcagCATCAGCAGCGGCGGCAGTAGCAGCGGCAACAGCTATTGCGTGTTTATTTTGTTGATTCTGATCATTGTTTTCACTGTAAAATGATCTTAACCAAGCTGCTTCAGCTTCTGGTATATTCACTGGAATGATATTATTTTGAAGAATCTGATTCGGTGATTCTTTACCAGTAGTACTAGTCTTTgcaaaactccatcttttcttATCATTGATTCTATCTctttgataatgatgatgatgatgattatccaCTGTATTACTGTTCTTTGACATTGGTGATGCTCTGGTTGGCGTTGTTGCTGATGCTGTTGATGAtgaattttctttattctttgatgatgatgatgatccgaATAAACCCTTAAACCATCTTGTTGTTCTCCCCATTTTCAATCAATCTCTGAGATTCAATTTTGAATTTGAAAAGTGAGAAGAGAAACAGAGGAACAAACAAGAACAAGGAGAGtagatgattttgattttggatactctgaaactaaaacaaaaaatgacCAAGTGGAGTTTGAACAGAAAAAACGCTCCAAAACAACCACTTTTTCTCTGTTTCTGTTTCTGTCTctgtctctatatatatatatagatagaagAAAACGCTCCCTTATTCCATGTTGCAAACAGAGAGCTGAGCAGAAACAGAGTCTCTCTAGAGAAaaagaaaacagagaaaagaTAAGGAGAGGACTAGACTAGAGAATAAATAAAAAGCACCAATCTTTAAAGGTGGgagaaaaaatagaaaagatgggcggaaaaaattaatgatttttcaaaaaagtcaaaagaaaaaaaaaacatttttatttttcaccCCTCTGTATTACAAGACAAAAGATTAAAACAGAGTAATTTAGGAGATTAAAAAAAgtttgaattttcatgaaattaaacaaacatAAATTTACAGacataaacaaacaaataaaagctGTTAAACAAATACTTAATCAAATTAATCCCGTTTAgcgattttattgattaatcaatCAATCAGAAACCACAATGAAGCTACAAAAATTTTCACTTTCTGGTCCAACGTGTCCTtcaaaaagagagaagaaaaaaaagataccTCAGTTCTTGTTGTTGCTCTCCACTGACACTCTCGTGAATCTCTACAGTTTTCTATATTCTTCACTATTTTGCACAAAATTTCCGATTTTACCCCTCTTCAATCTCCTCTGTTTCTCACTAAAAACCAATTGATGTAATGGGGGTTGATGAAAAATGCAGAGAAAATTGACTATATCTATGAGATGTACTGCGGTGTACTAATATATGACTTCATACTCTGTTTTACACCATTAAAGCTCTGTAAATCACAGCATCGTCCCCCCCACTTCTTATACTTATTCTGCTACCTGTTAATGTTTTTTCTGACTCAAATGATTCAAACAAAGACTctttaacttcttcttctttcttctcttatATAAATGGGTCATACAAAATCTTTCTTGTTCTTATCTCCATCCTCCTCCTTCCTCTCATAAGCTGCTTTTACTCCAAAAAGTTGTTTCAAAGTAATA
Above is a genomic segment from Papaver somniferum cultivar HN1 chromosome 10, ASM357369v1, whole genome shotgun sequence containing:
- the LOC113315001 gene encoding uncharacterized protein LOC113315001 — encoded protein: MGRTTRWFKGLFGSSSSSKNKENSSSTASATTPTRASPMSKNSNTVDNHHHHHYQRDRINDKKRWSFAKTSTTGKESPNQILQNNIIPVNIPEAEAAWLRSFYSENNDQNQQNKHAIAVAAATAAAADAAVAAAQAAVAVVRLTSHGRGGSSMFSNGGSREKWAVIKIQSLFRGFLARKALRALKGLVKLQAVVRGYLVRKQATATLYSMQALIRAQNTVRSQQRTRSFSRKDHKFQPPIRSRYSLDDSRSEYTCSIHSRRISSSIETTMNNFEAESPKIVEIDTNYRPKSSSRTRRPNVTSMSDLSEEYHQIPPRLSIPDNSRNYPENDWGFIREHQDYMNKYSSATAQSTPRFANSAGGFTNGSGLPVTPAKSVCANSHYNYSCYPSYMANTQSFRAKVRSSSAPKQRPSAVPSPRKKLSLINNDMVESRISLSSNVKMRKSCSQVQDVLNFKNTVMGNIGLAAAAAEEEEISIKGDGHQGGGGDYLPSRW